The Enoplosus armatus isolate fEnoArm2 chromosome 5, fEnoArm2.hap1, whole genome shotgun sequence genome contains the following window.
ATAGAAAATCTAGGACTACTGACTACAATGTATGGCCCAAATCAAATCTGCAGCATGGCAGGTTAACTTGATCTGGGTGATcctaataccaggtgtgaatgcacccaacATGCATTGAGATCACAGATTGACCTTACTacaaataacaatacaataaataatcacaaggcaaaaaatgaaagctgaaaaacaTCCTCTTCTACAAACAGGTGCACAAATAAACTGTGACTGACTTTCATCCTCCTTACCCCAACCGTTGGTAGACACATCACGGTTGCAGATCTCATTGGCCAGCCTCTCAAAGTACTCAGGCAGGTCGGCATACTCGTCTCCATAGGAGATGACCTTGATGCCCTTGTCCAGCATGTTGTCCCGCAGCTTCTTGAACTCCCCCACGTCCTCGCGCCGCACCAGCATGAAGTGTTCCAGGTCCGACTTGTGTTTGACTGCCTCCAAGAACAGAGCCTGGAAGGTCGTGTCGTCTACTGTGCGCCCGCAGCCCAAAAACACGAATGACTTGGTCTCATACAGCTTCTGGATCTCACGCTGTTGAAACCAGTAGTAATATGTACTGTTACACTTACACAAAAGGCTACTTTTTCAAATGCTTCACAGTGCACGGACAAAGGCTATTTAGTACTACGACCTGCACCTTAATAAAATACCATAACATAACATATCATTTGCACTAAAGGCATTTAGTAGAGATTCTTGAGCAATATAAAGAACTTCAAAAGAAACCAACCAACAGTGAATATTTACAGGGCTCACCATAACCTCAGTGTTCCTCAGTACATTCTGGTAGCCAGCAGGGTGCAGTACGATACCACTGGGGTTGGTGTAAACACCGTGGATATGCAGAACACTTAACCTCCGTTTCTCCTGAGCCCACTCCAAcacctagacacacacacacacaagcacacaagcacacacacacaagcacacacacacaagcacacaagcacacacttaACAGTCCATTGCACTCAATCCTGTTCTGGCTGGGCAGGGAGTAACAGCAGTGAGAGGATATTAGCCCTGATGGAGATAAGGCATAAATACCAGGACTGAGAGGCAAAGCAACGCGTCTCTCAGAAAACTCCTGCAGATTCTTTCAAATTTGTGTTATATTTAACAAATGATCAAACTAACTTTAAACTAACTAGCAAATAAATGATGTGATTGAACAACTGAGATTTCACAGAGAAACTGGTCAGAAGTGAAACACAAACCTGGGTTGACTGGGAAAACACACGCTTCTCCTTCAGCGAATTCTTAAACCAAAAGCAAATATTGTTCAATCTATAAAATTCGACAGCAGCTGAGTAATGGCTAGAACTTTAACCTTCCTCCACCTGTCATAGACAAAAGGCTCTTTCAGGTCAAAGCATTATCAATTTTTTTCCAAAACCGGTGTAACAAGATACTCTTCAGGCAGATTTAACTGTGATTTGCCCCCTCCAGAGTATTAGGGGCCATTTATAGGTGCGTTTGTgatttaagataaaataatctgTGAAATGCAACTTGAATTTTGTCAGAATTTTATAACTTCTACATTCTGAACCTGACTAGCTTTAGTGACCTTTGCACTCATCGGAAAAAGCTGACTGGATGTGTAGTGACAGGAAAGATCAATCAGTGCCATAACATGATCCAAGCACTGTTTACCTTCTTCTCATCCGTCAGGTCCAAAGACTCCATCTTGGTGCCCTGGTGAGCTGCATAGATCTCCAACAGGTTGTCAAAGTTAGTGGTGAGGACCAGTGCACCGCTCTCCATTAACTGCAGCACTGAGCGCAGTAAATGTTTCCCTGCATGCTCCATCTTGCACTCCAAATCGTCAAACACCTCGTATAGACAGTCTTTGAAGAATGTGGAGCGCACATTGCCTGTTCTCtgtaaaaagaaaggaaatgccAAGATTAATGATGTTTTGAGTGGGAGAACTGCCCATTCTCAGTTATTTTATATGTGTTCATGTAAGAAATTATAGAGTCGGCATACTTtttaacaaaacagttttgaaggtttgaaatgtcaaatttgAAGTTTGAACATCCTACTTTAATAAGTACACTGGATGTACAGGGATAGGATTTGGTGATATTACTGCAGAAAATACCTCGACAACTTATTGAGCAGCAAGACTTCAGTGCCCGATGTACTCAAGACAGAAGGCTTTTTGGAATATGTCTACCAACTATAA
Protein-coding sequences here:
- the fam118b gene encoding protein FAM118B isoform X2, producing the protein MASVVAVKTEKRPAADSQDADSNAKKPRLSESSLEPSSLNLCLPQRKLLPSLKTKRAPELVLVIGTGVSSAVAPQVPALRSWKGLIQALLDAANDFDLLEEEESRRFQKHMQEDKNLVHVAHDLIQKLSPRTGNVRSTFFKDCLYEVFDDLECKMEHAGKHLLRSVLQLMESGALVLTTNFDNLLEIYAAHQGTKMESLDLTDEKKVLEWAQEKRRLSVLHIHGVYTNPSGIVLHPAGYQNVLRNTEVMREIQKLYETKSFVFLGCGRTVDDTTFQALFLEAVKHKSDLEHFMLVRREDVGEFKKLRDNMLDKGIKVISYGDEYADLPEYFERLANEICNRDVSTNGWGSPSQNGEEQQNGFNTQKSLLQDYRS
- the fam118b gene encoding protein FAM118B isoform X1 → MASVVAVKTEKRPAADSQDADSNAKKPRKLLPSLKTKRAPELVLVIGTGVSSAVAPQVPALRSWKGLIQALLDAANDFDLLEEEESRRFQKHMQEDKNLVHVAHDLIQKLSPRTGNVRSTFFKDCLYEVFDDLECKMEHAGKHLLRSVLQLMESGALVLTTNFDNLLEIYAAHQGTKMESLDLTDEKKVLEWAQEKRRLSVLHIHGVYTNPSGIVLHPAGYQNVLRNTEVMREIQKLYETKSFVFLGCGRTVDDTTFQALFLEAVKHKSDLEHFMLVRREDVGEFKKLRDNMLDKGIKVISYGDEYADLPEYFERLANEICNRDVSTNGWGSPSQNGEEQQNGFNTQKSLLQEMIDLNPLAEVDCTASIHCLDLQEGS